The following coding sequences lie in one Arachis stenosperma cultivar V10309 chromosome 5, arast.V10309.gnm1.PFL2, whole genome shotgun sequence genomic window:
- the LOC130982473 gene encoding peroxidase 66-like, whose translation MKFPIIAVLLLTLSTTLLKAELDAKYYEKTCPQIEDIISETVQSASKQDPKVPARILRMFFHDCFIRGCDASILLDSTHTNKAEKDGPPNLSVHSFYVIDDAKAKLEKACPHIVSCADIIAIAARDVVTLSGGPSWEVLKGRKDGRISKASDTINLPAPTLNVTQLIQSFAKRGLSIKDLVTLSGGHTLGFSHCSSFQSRIHNFSFLHDIDPTLNINFALELKNKCPNPNTTNPNAGEFLDSTASVFDNDYYTQILGGKGLFSSDQLLASDSRTRWIVEAFAKDPSVFFKEFADSMLKLGNVGVLENGEVRLNCKIVNS comes from the exons ATGAAATTTCCAATAATAGCTGTTCTCTTGTTGACACTATCAACAACACTATTGAAAGCAGAACTTGATGCTAAGTATTATGAGAAAACATGTCCACAAATAGAAGACATAATTTCAGAGACGGTTCAAAGTGCTTCTAAGCAAGACCCTAAAGTCCCAGCACGTATCTTGAGGATGTTCTTCCATGACTGTTTCATAAGG GGATGTGATGCATCAATATTGTTGGATTCAACTCACACAAACAAAGCTGAGAAAGATGGGCCTCCAAATCTGTCGGTTCACTCATTCTATGTAATTGATGATGCAAAAGCCAAGCTTGAGAAAGCTTGCCCTCACATTGTTTCTTGTGCCGATATAATCGCTATTGCAGCTAGAGATGTTGTAACCTTG TCTGGAGGTCCATCTTGGGAAGTTCTAAAAGGAAGAAAAGATGGAAGAATTTCAAAGGCATCGGACACAATAAATCTACCAGCTCCAACTTTAAATGTTACACAACTCATTCAGAGCTTCGCAAAGAGAGGTTTATCAATCAAAGATTTGGTAACCCTTTCTGGTGGCCACACTCTTGGATTCTCACACTGTTCTTCTTTCCAATCTCGCATACACAACTTCAGTTTCTTGCATGATATTGATCCAACTTTAAATATCAACTTTGCCCTAGAGCTCAAAAACAAGTGCCCTAACCCTAATACTACAAACCCTAATGCTGGAGAGTTCCTTGATTCAACTGCTTCGGTGTTTGATAATGACTATTATACACAGATTTTGGGGGGAAAAGGCTTGTTTTCTTCAGATCAGTTGCTCGCTAGCGACTCCAGGACTAGATGGATCGTCGAAGCGTTTGCGAAAGATCCGAGTGTGTTCTTTAAGGAATTTGCGGATTCCATGTTGAAGCTTGGAAATGTAGGGGtgttagagaatggagaggtaAGACTTAATTGTAAGATTGTGAATTCATGA
- the LOC130979566 gene encoding hydroxymethylglutaryl-CoA synthase-like produces MASSHPKNVGILAMDIYFPPTCVKQEALEAHDGASKGKYTIGLGQDCLAFCTEVEDVISMSLTAVSSLLKKYKIDPKQIGRMEVGSETVIDKSKSIKTFLMQLFEESGNTDIEGVDSTNACYGGTAALFNCVNWVESSSWDGRYGLVICADSAVYAEGPARPTGGAAAIAILVGPDAPIAFESKFRGSHMAHAYDFYKPNLASEYPVVDGKLSQNCYLMALDSCYKVFCEKFEKLEGKPFSMAEADYFVFHSPYNKLVQKSFGRLYYDDFLRNPSFVDEAARTSLEPYKSLSGDESYNSRDLEKANQQAAKKIYDTKVQPSTLIPKEVGNMYTASLYAAFASLLHNENSSLVGKRVVMFSYGSGLTATMFSFKIQEGQGPFTLSNIVTLMDVAGKLKQRVEFPPEKFVETMKLMEHRYGAKDYVTSGDCSNLPAGTFYLTKVDSMYRRFYARKDTTST; encoded by the exons ATGGCTTCTTCGCACCCAAAGAATGTGGGAATCCTTGCCATGGACATCTACTTTCCTCCCACATGCGTAAAACAG GAAGCTTTGGAGGCTCACGATGGGGCCAGCAAAGGGAAATACACTATTGGGCTTGGACAAGATTGCTTGGCATTCTGCACTGAGGTTGAAGATGTTATCTCTATGAG CTTGACAGCTGTATCCTCGCTTCTTAAAAAGTATAAGATTGATCCGAAACAAATTGGACGCATGGAAGTTGGTAGTGAAACTGTCATTGACAAAAGCAAATCCATTAAGACCTTCCTGATGCAACTCTTTGAG GAGAGTGGTAATACTGACATCGAAGGTGTTGATTCAACAAATGCATGCTATGGTGGAACAGCAGCTCTGTTCAATTGCGTGAATTGGGTGGAGAGTAGTTCATGGGATGGTCGCTATGGACTTGTCATATGTGCAGATAGCGCG GTCTACGCTGAAGGACCTGCACGTCCTACCGGAGGAGCAGCTGCTATTGCCATACTTGTGGGGCCAGATGCTCCTATTGCTTTTGAAAGCAAGTTCAGAGGCAGTCACATGGCTCATGCCTATGACTTTTACAAGCCAAATCTCGCAAGTGAATACCCA GTTGTTGATGGAAAACTCTCGCAGAATTGTTATCTCATGGCACTTGATTCTTGCTACAAGGTTTTCTGTGAGAA ATTCGAAAAGTTGGAGGGGAAGCCCTTTTCAATGGCAGAGGCTGATTACTTTGTGTTTCATTCTCCATATAACAAG CTTGTCCAAAAAAGCTTTGGTCGGCTATACTACGATGACTTCCTGAGAAATCCCAG TTTTGTTGATGAAGCTGCCAGAACATCCTTGGAACCTTATAAATCACTATCGGGTGACGAAAGCTACAATAGTCGTGATCTTGAAAAG GCAAACCAGCAAGCCGCGAAAAAGATATATGACACGAAGGTGCAGCCCAGCACGTTAATACCGAAAGAAGTTGGTAACATGTACACTGCATCTCTTTATGCAGCATTTGCATCACTCCTTCACAATGAGAACAGCTCACTG GTTGGTAAACGTGTAGTTATGTTCTCATATGGAAGTGGTTTAACGGCTACAATGTTCTCCTTCAAGATTCAAGAAGGTCAAGGCCCCTTTACTTTGTCCAACATTGTAACATTGATGGATGTGGCTGGCAAGTTGAAGCAGAGAGTTGAG TTTCCTCCTGAAAAATTTGTAGAAACAATGAAGCTGATGGAACACCGATATGGGGCAAAGGACTATGTGACAAGCGGTGACTGTAGCAACTTACCTGCAGGCACCTTCTATCTTACCAAAGTTGATTCCATGTACCGGAGATTTTATGCCAGAAAGGACACTACCAGCACATGA
- the LOC130979079 gene encoding uncharacterized protein LOC130979079, whose product MERLGQNQNEASQCCCPTPFFNSSAASPNINNRTKIRNSSSECRHNFVATTSSSIFPNTNFTNHESLPSLHESFNEFNKVYPQYSETELVDHVRAQEYHHLSNHTCLDYIGVGLFSHSQLQQQQRYHGDASKSQLASTSTSTSNQYPGIPFFSLSSKTGNLKTLLIHGGQESEFESAMRKRIMNFLNISETDYYMVFTANRTSAFKLVADSYQFQSSRKLLTVYDYESEAVGNMISASEKRGARAISAEFSWPRFRIQTTKLRKIIVGKRKNKKKKKGLFVFPLHSRVTGTRYPYLWMSVAQENGWHVLVDACALGPKDMDSFGLSLFLPDFLICSFYKVYGENPSGFGCLFVKKSAISSMEATSSAGIVNLVPQNQIHLSEDSSGTDLELEQKTICSIQEEQEEEEELSSMRSFSGPRQATESGKDEEEAQSHRGSEIEEANLKKKSVAQGSENGGLEIECRGLDQVDSLGSILISTRARYLINWLVNSMVKLKHPHTEEFPLVKIYGPRVKFDRGAALAFNVFDWKGEKVEPVLVQKLADRSNISIGYGFLHHIWFADKYAEDKGRVLQSKKEVKGNNNNKKKDRDSEVGISVVTAALGFLASFEDVYRLWAFVARFLDADFVEKERWRYTALNQKTIEV is encoded by the coding sequence atggagagGCTTGGCCAAAACCAAAATGAGGCCTCTCAGTGTTGCTGTCCAACCCCATTTTTCAACTCATCAGCAGCATCACCAAACATCAACAACAGAACCAAAATCAGAAACAGTTCTTCTGAATGTCGCCACAACTTTGTAGCAACAACTTCATCTTCCATCTTTCCAAACACAAACTTCACAAACCATGAGTCACTTCCTTCTCTTCATGAATCATTCAATGAATTCAACAAAGTTTACCCTCAGTATTCTGAGACTGAACTTGTTGACCATGTTAGAGCACAAGAGTATCACCATCTCAGCAATCACACTTGCCTTGATTACATTGGTGTTGGCCTATTCTCCCATTCTCAACTCCAACAACAACAACGTTATCATGGGGATGCATCAAAATCACAACTTGCTTCAACTTCAACTTCAACTTCAAATCAATATCCTGGAATTCCATTCTTCAGCCTATCCTCCAAGACTGGGAATCTGAAAACACTATTGATCCATGGTGGACAAGAGTCAGAATTTGAGTCTGCAATGAGGAAAAGAATCATGAATTTCCTCAACATATCTGAAACTGATTATTACATGGTTTTCACAGCAAACAGAACCTCAGCTTTCAAGCTTGTTGCAGATTCATACCAGTTCCAATCTTCCAGGAAGCTTCTCACAGTTTATGACTATGAAAGTGAAGCTGTTGGAAACATGATTAGTGCCTCAGAGAAGAGAGGTGCAAGGGCTATTTCAGCTGAATTCTCATGGCCAAGGTTCAGGATTCAGACAACAAAATTGAGGAAAATCATTGTGGGCAAGaggaagaataagaagaaaaagaagggtCTTTTTGTCTTTCCACTTCACTCAAGGGTAACAGGAACAAGGTACCCTTATCTTTGGATGAGTGTAGCACAAGAAAATGGTTGGCATGTGTTGGTTGATGCATGCGCATTGGGGCCAAAGGACATGGACTCTTTTGgcctctctctctttctccctGATTTCTTAATCTGCTCTTTCTATAAGGTCTATGGTGAGAATCCTTCTGGTTTTGGTTGCCTTTTCGTCAAGAAATCCGCTATTTCGAGCATGGAAGCTACTTCTTCTGCAGGAATTGTGAACCTTGTGCCACAAAATCAGATACATCTATCCGAGGATTCTTCTGGCACTGACTTAGAACTTGAACAAAAAACTATATGTAGCATacaagaagaacaagaagaagaagaagaattatcctcgatgagatcattctctggTCCTAGACAAGCCACAGAATCtggaaaagatgaagaagaggCACAATCTCATCGAGGTTCTGAAATTGAGGAGGCTAATCTCAAGAAGAAGAGTGTTGCTCAAGGAAGTGAAAATGGAGGGCTTGAGATTGAATGCAGGGGTTTGGATCAGGTGGATTCTCTGGGATCAATACTGATTAGCACTCGGGCGAGGTACTTGATAAACTGGTTGGTGAACTCCATGGTGAAGCTTAAGCATCCACACACAGAAGAGTTTCCACTGGTGAAGATATATGGTCCAAGAGTGAAGTTTGATAGAGGAGCAGCTTTGGCATTCAATGTGTTTGATTGGAAAGGTGAAAAAGTTGAGCCTGTTCTTGTTCAGAAACTTGCTGATAGAAGCAACATTTCAATCGGTTATGGATTCCTGCATCATATTTGGTTTGCAGATAAGTATGCAGAAGATAAAGGAAGAGTTCTTCAGAGCAAAAAAGAAGTGAAaggcaataataataataagaagaaagaTAGAGATAGTGAAGTTGGAATAAGTGTGGTTACTGCTGCATTAGGATTCTTGGCTAGTTTTGAAGATGTATATAGGCTTTGGGCTTTTGTTGCAAGGTTTCTTGATGCAGATTTTGTGGAAAAGGAGAGGTGGAGATACACTGCTCTCAATCAGAAAACAATTGAAGTTTGA